CACCTCCTGCGGTTCATGTACGGACCTGAGGACACGTACGATCCGGCGGTGCTCGACATCGCGAAGCACGCCGAATCGCCGGTTCCCCTAGCGGAGTTGGTGGAGGTGGCGGGTCGGTGGGGCACGGATTTCGCAGCGGTCGCCGCGAGGATCGAGGTACCCGTCCACTACGGGCTGGCCGAGCATGAAGGGTTCTGGCACAGCAGCGACGAATCGGTCGCCGCCTTCGGGAAGGCCTTCACCGCTGCACCCTCGGTGACTGCTCGGCGCATCCTGGGCGGTGGCCACAACATCGATCACCACTATGTCGGCGCGGCCTTCCACAAGGAACAGCTCGACTTCGCGAAGGGACTGGTCTCCCCGGTTCGGTAGCGACTGCCGGGAACCGGCATCGCGCAGCCGTCGACGGCGTCTGATCACGGCCGGGCGCGGCTGTGCCGAGCCGGAACGCACCACGTTGTCCGCCCACGGCAGCAAGGTCCGGGACCACGGAGTGAGTGGTCCCGGACCTTGGCCGGCAGGGCTGCTGGGACGACGTCCGCCGTCCCCGGGGCGGCGGGAAGCGAGCCCGCCAACCCGCTAGGACGACGCCGCCGAGAACGGCCGGGCCGTCGTCGTACGGGCCGTCGGCCTGCGCGCGGAAGGAGCCAGGGCTCCGGATCGGGGCCGCGGCAGACGACCCCGATGGTCAGTTCAGGCGTATGACCCGCTGGGAAATGCGCCAGCCGTCGGCGGTGCGCCGCAGTTCGTCCGTGTACACGGCGCTGATGACGGTGCCGCCGTCCACGACGCCCAGGCCCTTGGACCGGACCCGCGCCTCGTCGCCCGGGCCCTCCGACACGACGATGTTCGTCGTGTGATGAGCGCGCGCGTGCCCCTCGGCCCCCAGGACGGCGGTGACCGCTTCCAGTCCGACGGCCGGTTCGAGGCCGAAGGCGCTCGCGTCCCACACCGCGTCTTCGGTGAGGACTTCGCCGAGGCGGTCCAGCTCGTGATCGTCCATGATGTGGCCCCACAGGGCCAGCACCCGTGCTATTTCGACGGTGTCCTCGTTCGTGGGCTTCACGTCGTCGCTTCCCTTCTGTGCGTCACGAACAGGTTCAGGCGCCGCTGAGCATGGCGAGGACCTGGTCGTATGCGCCGTTGGCCTCCGCGTAACGGACGAACTTGGCGCGCTCGACGACGAGTTCCTTGGCGTCGGGCTGCTCGCGCAGAAGGTCGAGGGTCTCGTCGAGGAAGTCGTCCAGCGGCATGGCCGCCTCGCTGTCCTCCTGGCCCAGCAGGGTCGTGCGCACGCCGGGCGGGGCCACCTCGATGACCTGGACGCCGGCGTCGGCTCCGGCGAGCTGGACACGCAGGCTCTCGGAGAAGGAGCGCAGGGCGGCCTTGGTCGCGTTGTAGGTGGGGGTGATCGGCAGCGGGACGAAGGCCAGCGCGGAGGTGATGTTCATGACGGCCGCGTCGTCCTTGCCGATCAGGAGGGGGAGGAAGGCGTACGTCACCCGGATCGCGCCGAGCAGGTTGACCGTGACGTGGTCCTCGGCGATCTGAAGGTCGGCCGGGTCGAGGAGGTTCTCCCGCAGCATGATGCCGGCGTTGTTGACCAGGACGTTCAGCTCCGGGTGACTCGCCGCCAGGGTCTCTCGGGCCCGGGCGATCGAGTCGGGGTCGGCGACGTCGAGGACGAGCGCGTCGATGCCCGGGTGCTCGGCCGTGATCTCGTCGAGGAGCTCCTTGCGTCGGCCGGCGACGATCACCTTGTTGCCCGCCTCGTGCAGGCGTACGGCGAGTCCGCGGCCGATGCCCGAGGTGCCGCCGGTGATCAGGATCGTGTTGCCGGTCATCTTCATGGGGGGGTCTCTCTCCTTCGTTACGGCGGGCCGGTGAGCGCCCGCGGTATCGACCGTAGGAGCACCCGCGCAGGGGCGGGAGAGGAAGGTTTATCCATGGATCGGCGGTCCCTGTCTGGTGGGGGCCGGCTGTGCCCGAGGCGACGCGCGGTCCGCAGGCCCCCGTAGCGATCGAGGCAACGAACGTTTCCTGGCGCCAACTGACGGTCCTTGTCAGACTGCCGGTATGACGGACGGCCGGACGGACCACGTCGCCGTGGGTGACCCCGGGCTGTTCGGCCCGGACTCCGTCACCTGGCAGCTGTACGGCGACCCCATGATGTGGATCGCCGGAATCCGCGCGCTCTACCTCCAGGCGCTGCACCCGCGCGCGGTGCGCGGCGTCACGCAGAACTCCGACTTCCGGCGCGACGCCTGGGGCCGGCTGATGCGCACGGTGAGCTTCGTCGGCACGACCACGTACGGGACGAGCGAGGCCGCAGAGAGGGCCGGCGCCCGGGTCCGGAAGATCCACCGCATGCTGTCCGCGACCGACCCGGACACCGGGGAGCGGTACGGCGTCGACGAACCCGGGCTGCTGCTGTGGGTGCACTGCGCCGAGATCGACTCCTACCTGCACGTCCTGCACCGCTCCGGCTACCCCCTCACCGACGGCCGCCGACCGCTACCTGGCCGAACACCGGGTCAGCGCCCGCCTGGTCGGCCTCGGCCCCGACGCCGTACCCGCCAACAGAGCCGACATGGCGGCCTACTTCGAGAAGGTGCGGCCCGAACTCGCCGTGGGAGAAGAAGCGCGCGAGGTGGACGGCTTCCTGCTCTGCCCGCCGACGCACCCCTGCTCGTTCCGGCGCGCGCCCTGCTGTGGCAGCGCGTGGCGCACCTGGCGTACGCCTCCCTGCCGCCGTACGCCCACGAGCTGTACGGCAGACGGGCGCCGCGACCCGCAGCCGTCACCCGCGAGTTGCGCGCCACGGGCACCCTGCTGCGCTGTGTTCCCGCACGGGTGCGCTGGCAACTCCCGCCCAAACACATCCTGCGGGCCATGGCGAGACTCGGCCCGGACGCCCGCCCGGCACCATACAAAGTCGGGCTATAGACCGCCATACTGGACGAGCCAGGGGAGGGCCGGACAGGTACGGGGGCGGCGGCGCACTATGGCGGAGACCAGGCTGATCCAGGGCCGATACCGGCTGTTGGAGCTGATCGGGCGCGGCGGCATGGGCGAGGTGTGGAGCGCACGTGACGAGTCCCTCGGCCGGCAGGTCGCCGTGAAGTGCCTCAAACCCCTCGGCTCGCACCACGATCCGGCCTTCGCGCGCGTGCTGCGCGAACGGTTCCGGCGCGAGGCCCGGGTGGCCGCCGCGCTCCAGCACCGCGGGGTGACCGTCGTGCATGACTTCGGCGAGTCCGACGGCGTCCTCTTCCTGGTGATGGAGCTCCTGGACGGCCGCGACCTGTGCCGACTCCTCGACGACAACGCACGCCGCCCGCTGCCCGTGCCCGACGTCGAGGAGATCGCCGACCAGGTCGCCGCCGCCCTCGCCTACACCCACCGGCAGGGCATCGTGCACCGCGACCTGAAACCGGCGAACATCGTGCGGCTGACCGACGGCACCGTGAAGATCTGCGACTTCGGCATCGCCAGGCTCGGCCACGACATCGGCTTCACCTCCCGCCTCACCGGCACCGGCGTCGCGCTGGGCACCCCGCACTACATGTCCCCGGAGCAGATCGGCGGCGACGAGGTCGACCAGCGCAGCGACCTGTACTCACTGGGCTGCGTGCTCTACGAACTCGCCACCGGGGCACCGCCGTTCGACCTCGGCGACCCCTGGGCGATCCTCGTCGGCCACCGCGACACCGCGCCCCGGCCGGCCCGCGAGCACCGCACCGACCTGCCCGACTACCTCGACCGGATCATCCTGGACCTGCTCGCCAAAGAGCCCGGACAACGCCCGCCCGACGCACGGGAGGTGGGGCGCCGGATCACCGCGGGCCGTACCGCCGCGGCGTACGTGCCGACGCCGGTGACGGACCGGCCCGAGCCGCGGCCGGCCGCCTCCGCCGTGCGCGAGCGGCGCCTGCCGGACTGGACCCGGTCCATGACCACCGGCCACAAGGCGACCGGCGCCGGACTGCCGGCCACGCCCCCGGACGCCGGGGCGGCGCTGACCGGCGAGTGGATCCCCCGGCCCGTCCTCGGCGCCGTCCCCGCGCCGCCCGCACCGGACGCCCCGTCCCCGCGGACGCTCGCCGCGCTCGCCGGACGCCACAACGCCGGCCTGAGTCTCGGGCGGCTCGGCCGCTGGACCGAGGCCGGAGAGGTGCACCGCGCGGTCGCCGCCGAACGCGCGCATCTGCTCGGCCCGGACCACCCCGACACCCTCGCCAGCCGCTACGAGGTCGCCTTCACCCTCAGCCGGACCGGCCGCGCCGCCGACGCCCTGCGCGAGTACCAGCAGGTGGCCGCGGCCCGCATCCGGGTCCTGGGCGCCGACCACCCGGACACCCTCGCCACCCGCCAGGAGACGGCCTACGTCCTGGGCCGGCTGGGCCGTCACCTCGACGCTCACCAGGTGTACGCCTCGGTCCTCGCCGCCCGGGAGGGCACGGCCGGCCCCGACCATCCCGACACCCTGCGCTGCCGCCACAACCTCGCCTTCAACCTCAGCAGGCTCGGCCGCCTGGAGGAGTCCTACCGGATGGCGTGCGAGGTGGCCGTCGCCCGGACCCGCGTGCTGGGCGGGGAACACCCGGACACGCTCGTCACCCGCTGCGAAGTGGCCTACGCCCTGGGCCAGTTGGGCCGCTGGCCGGAAGCTCTCCAGGCCTACCGCGAGGTCGCCGAGGCCCGCGCCCGCGCCCTCGGCCCGGACCACCCCGACACCCTCGCCGCCCGCTACGAGACCGGCATCAGCCTGGGCCGCCTCGGCCGCAGCACGGAGGCGCTCCGCCTCTACCGCGATCTCGTCGAGGACCGCACCCGCGTGCACGGCGGCGCCGACCCCGAGACGCTGCGCGCCCGCCACGGCCTCGGCGTCAACCTCGGCCGGCTGGGCCGCTGGGAGGAGGCCCTCGCCGAGTCCCGGGACGTGTGCGCGATCCGCGAGCGGGTCCTGGGCCCCGACCATCCCGACACCCTCGTCAGCCGCCGCGAGGTCGCCGTCGGCCTGGGCTGGCTGGGCCGCTGGGCGGACGCCCGCACGGAGTACCGCCGGGTGGCCGAGGCCCGCGAGCGCATGCTGGGCCCCGACCACCCCGACACCCTCGCCGCCCGAGGCGACGAGGCCCACTGCCTGGAACGGCTCGGGCGGGGCCCGGAGGCGGTCGCGCTGTACCGGCGGGTGGCGGCCCTGCGACAAGGACGGGCCGCCGGCGGGGCGTAGCCCGACCGCATCAGTCCCAGCCCAGCTCCGGGTACGGACGGCCGGTGCGGATGCCGTCGACGGCGGCCCGCGCCGGTTGACCAGGAGCGCGGCCGTCCGGCTCGGTTCGGCGTCCACGGGATCCCCCTCGTGTCCGTCGTGCAGTGGATCGTGTTACGAAGAACCATGCGCGCACACGAGGGACACCACACCTACGACGCCGTCATCGTCGGCGGCGGCCACAACGGGCTGGTCGCCGCCGCCTATCTGGCCCGGGCCGGCCG
This window of the Streptomyces sp. NBC_01275 genome carries:
- a CDS encoding serine/threonine-protein kinase; the protein is MAETRLIQGRYRLLELIGRGGMGEVWSARDESLGRQVAVKCLKPLGSHHDPAFARVLRERFRREARVAAALQHRGVTVVHDFGESDGVLFLVMELLDGRDLCRLLDDNARRPLPVPDVEEIADQVAAALAYTHRQGIVHRDLKPANIVRLTDGTVKICDFGIARLGHDIGFTSRLTGTGVALGTPHYMSPEQIGGDEVDQRSDLYSLGCVLYELATGAPPFDLGDPWAILVGHRDTAPRPAREHRTDLPDYLDRIILDLLAKEPGQRPPDAREVGRRITAGRTAAAYVPTPVTDRPEPRPAASAVRERRLPDWTRSMTTGHKATGAGLPATPPDAGAALTGEWIPRPVLGAVPAPPAPDAPSPRTLAALAGRHNAGLSLGRLGRWTEAGEVHRAVAAERAHLLGPDHPDTLASRYEVAFTLSRTGRAADALREYQQVAAARIRVLGADHPDTLATRQETAYVLGRLGRHLDAHQVYASVLAAREGTAGPDHPDTLRCRHNLAFNLSRLGRLEESYRMACEVAVARTRVLGGEHPDTLVTRCEVAYALGQLGRWPEALQAYREVAEARARALGPDHPDTLAARYETGISLGRLGRSTEALRLYRDLVEDRTRVHGGADPETLRARHGLGVNLGRLGRWEEALAESRDVCAIRERVLGPDHPDTLVSRREVAVGLGWLGRWADARTEYRRVAEARERMLGPDHPDTLAARGDEAHCLERLGRGPEAVALYRRVAALRQGRAAGGA
- a CDS encoding SDR family oxidoreductase codes for the protein MKMTGNTILITGGTSGIGRGLAVRLHEAGNKVIVAGRRKELLDEITAEHPGIDALVLDVADPDSIARARETLAASHPELNVLVNNAGIMLRENLLDPADLQIAEDHVTVNLLGAIRVTYAFLPLLIGKDDAAVMNITSALAFVPLPITPTYNATKAALRSFSESLRVQLAGADAGVQVIEVAPPGVRTTLLGQEDSEAAMPLDDFLDETLDLLREQPDAKELVVERAKFVRYAEANGAYDQVLAMLSGA
- a CDS encoding nuclear transport factor 2 family protein — its product is MKPTNEDTVEIARVLALWGHIMDDHELDRLGEVLTEDAVWDASAFGLEPAVGLEAVTAVLGAEGHARAHHTTNIVVSEGPGDEARVRSKGLGVVDGGTVISAVYTDELRRTADGWRISQRVIRLN